A window of Castanea sativa cultivar Marrone di Chiusa Pesio chromosome 1, ASM4071231v1 contains these coding sequences:
- the LOC142619574 gene encoding glycine dehydrogenase (decarboxylating), mitochondrial-like — protein sequence MDRARRLANQAFLRRLVSKSKHPRPSSSSSSSPVFTYSVSTSRYFSSLAPSIPANSRTLFQTSASIPNGFSLNSQIRSISVDSLKPSDTFPRRHNSATSEEQTKMAQLCGFQSLDSLIDTTVPKSIRIGSMDFSKFDEGLTESQMIEHMKNLASKNKIFKSFIGMGYYNTYVPPVILRNIMENPGWYTQYTPYQAEISQGRLESLLNYQTMISDLTGLPMSNASLLDEATAAAEAMAMCNNIQKGKKKTFLIANNCHPQTIDVCETRADGFGLKVIVKDVKGFDYESNDVCGVLVQYPGTQGEVLDYEELIKNAHAKGVKVVMATDLLALTILKAPGELGADIAVGSAQRFGVPMGYGGPHAAFLATSQEYKRMMPGRIIGVSIDSTGKPALRMAMQTREQHIRRDKATSNICTAQALLANMAAMYAVYHGPEGLKTIAQRVHGLAATFACGLKKLGTVEVQGLPFFDTVRIKCSDSKAIADAAYKKEMNLRVVDSNTITISFDETTTLADVDQLFEVFACGKPVTFSAASLAPEVDTLIPTGLIRESPYLTHPIFNTYHTEHELLRYIHRLQSKDLSLCHSMIPLGSCTMKLNATTEMMPVTWPSFANIHPFAPIEQAQGYQEMFDDLGKLLCIITGFDSFSLQPNAGAAGEYAGLMVIRAYHMAKGDHHRNVCIIPVSAHGTNPASAAMCGMKIVAVGTDAKGNINIDELKEAAEANRESLSALMVTYPSTHGVYEEGIDEICKIIHDNGGQVYMDGANMNAQVGLTSPGWIGADVCHLNLHKTFCIPHGGGGPGMGPIGVKEHLAPFLPSHPVVPAVGIPAPKRAQPLGTISAAPWGSALILPISYTYIAMMGSKGLTEASKIAILNANYMAKRLESHYPILFRGVNGTVAHEFIIDLRAFKNTAGIEPEDVAKRLMDYGFHGPTMSWPVPGTLMIEPTESESKAELDRFCDTLISIREEIAQIENGKADIHNNVLKGAPHPPSLLMEDTWTKPYSREYAAFPASWLRAAKFWPSTGRIDNVYGDRNLICTLLTPSEVAEEQAAASA from the exons ATGGACCGTGCTCGTCGGCTCGCCAACCAGGCGTTTCTCCGACGACTCGTGTCCAAATCAAAACACCCacgtccttcttcttcttcttcttcttcccctgTTTTTACATACTCTGTTTCAACCTCAAGGTATTTCTCATCTCTAGCTCCCTCGATCCCTGCAAACTCTCGCACACTATTTCAAACCAGTGCCTCAATTCCAAATGGGTTTTCTCTTAACTCTCAAATCAGATCCATATCCGTGGATTCACTCAAACCCAGTGACACTTTTCCTCGCCGCCATAACTCTGCAACCTCAGAGGAACAAACCAAAATGGCTCAACTTTGTGGCTTCCAAAGCCTCGATTCTCTCATTGATACCACAGTCCCCAAGTCAATCCGTATTGGGTCGATGGACTTTAGCAAGTTCGATGAGGGATTGACAGAGAGCCAAATGATAGAGCACATGAAAAATTTGGCTTCAAAGAACAAGATTTTCAAGTCCTTCATTGGGATGGGCTACTATAACACATATGTCCCTCCTGTGATTTTAAGGAACATCATGGAAAACCCAGGTTGGTATACACAGTATACACCTTACCAGGCCGAGATATCTCAGGGCAGGCTTGAGTCTTTGCTCAATTACCAAACCATGATCTCTGACCTTACTGGATTGCCAATGTCCAATGCTTCATTGCTCGATGAAGCAACCGCAGCGGCGGAGGCAATGGCCATGTGTAATAACATCCAAAAGGGTAAAAAGAAGACGTTTCTGATTGCTAATAATTGTCACCCTCAGACCATTGATGTTTGCGAGACTAGAGCTGATGGGTTTGGTCTTAAAGTGATTGTTAAGGATGTTAAGGGTTTTGATTATGAATCCAATGATGTTTGTGGGGTTTTGGTTCAGTATCCAGGGACACAAGGCGAGGTTTTGGATTATGAGGAGCTTATAAAGAATGCACATGCTAAAGGGGTTAAGGTGGTTATGGCAACTGATCTTCTAGCATTGACTATTTTGAAGGCACCTGGTGAATTGGGTGCTGATATTGCTGTTGGGTCAGCTCAGAGGTTTGGTGTGCCAATGGGCTATGGGGGTCCCCATGCTGCATTCTTAGCTACTTCACAGGAGTATAAGAGGATGATGCCTGGGAGAATTATTGGTGTTAGTATCGATTCTACGGGAAAGCCTGCACTTCGAATGGCAATGCAGACTAGGGAGCAGCATATCCGGAGGGATAAAGCCACTAGCAATATCTGTACTGCTCAG gcACTACTTGCAAATATGGCTGCCATGTATGCTGTCTATCACGGGCCTGAAGGACTCAAGACCATTGCACAGAGAGTTCATGGTCTTGCTGCAACGTTTGCATGTGGCCTGAAGAAGCTTGGCACAGTGGAGGTTCAGGGGCTTCCTTTCTTTGACACCGTGAGGATCAAGTGCTCCGACTCAAAGGCAATTGCTGATGCTGCTTACAAAAAGGAAATGAATCTGCGGGTTGTTGATTCAAACACG ATTACTATTTCCTTTGACGAGACAACAACACTGGCGGATGTGGACCAGCTTTTTGAAGTGTTTGCTTGTGGCAAACCA GTGACATTCAGTGCTGCATCTCTTGCACCAGAGGTTGATACCCTGATTCCAACTGGGCTTATCAGAGAGAGTCCATATCTTACCCATCCGATCTTTAACAC gTATCATACTGAGCATGAGCTACTCAGATACATTCATAGGTTACAATCAAAGGATCTGTCCTTGTGCCACAGCATGATTCCTCTAGGATCTTGTACAATGAAACTAAATGCCACGACAGAGATGATGCCTGTGACATGGCCTAGCTTTGCTAATATTCACCCTTTTGCTCCAATTGAACAAGCCCAGGGATATCAG GAAATGTTTGATGACTTGGGCAAACTCTTGTGCATCATCACTGGATTTGACTCTTTCTCTTTACAACCCAATGCTGGTGCTGCTGGAGAGTATGCTGGGCTAATGGTCATACGTGCTTACCATATG GCCAAAGGAGACCATCACCGCAATGTTTGTATTATACCTGTGTCTGCACATGGTACCAATCCTGCAAGTGCTGCTATGTGTGGAATGAAAATTGTTGCTGTTGGAACTGATGCAAAAGGAAACATCAATATTGATGAGTTAAAAGAGGCTGCTGAAGCAAATAGGGAGAGTTTATCCGCACTCATG GTTACCTATCCTTCAACTCATGGTGTGTATGAAGAAGGCATTGATGAGATATGTAAGATTATTCATGACAATGGAGGTCAAGTTTACATGGATGGGGCTAACATGAATGCACAG GTTGGTTTAACAAGCCCAGGTTGGATTGGAGCAGATGTTTGCCATCTCAATCTGCATAAAACATTTTGCATTCCTCATGGAGGAGGTGGTCCTGGTATGGGTCCAATTGGCGTGAAGGAACACTTGGCACCATTTCTACCATCACATCCTGTG GTTCCAGCAGTTGGCATTCCAGCACCAAAAAGGGCTCAACCTCTTGGTACCATCTCTGCTGCTCCGTGGGGCTCTGCCCTTATTTTGCCAATTTCATATACATACATAGCCATGATGGGTTCTAAGGGACTCACTGAAGCCTCAAAGATAGCAATCTTAAATGCAAACTACATGGCAAAACGTTTGGAG AGCCACTATCCCATTCTTTTTCGAGGAGTCAATGGAACAGTTGCCCATGAATTCATCATTGACTTGAGGGCTTTCAAG AACACAGCTGGTATAGAGCCTGAAGATGTTGCTAAACGTCTTATGGATTATGGTTTTCATGGACCAACAATGTCATGGCCAGTTCCAGGGACACTAATGATTGAACCAACAGAAAGTGAAAGCAAG GCAGAGTTAGACAGATTTTGTGACACTCTAATATCCATTAGAGAAGAAATTGCTCAGATTGAAAATGGGAAAGCTGATATTCATAACAATGTTCTCAAG GGCGCTCCACATCCACCATCACTACTCATGGAGGATACATGGACAAAACCATATTCAAGAGAGTATGCCGCCTTCCCTGCTTCTTGGCTGCGAGCTGCTAAGTTCTGGCCTTCAACTG GACGCATAGACAATGTGTATGGTGACCGCAACCTCATTTGTACCCTTCTTACCCCATCTGAAGTTGCTGAAGAACAAGCTGCAGCTAGTGCATAG
- the LOC142642557 gene encoding enhanced ethylene response protein 5: MAGYPGMSMGEAHRRITEYLNRFSDAVSNQDAASLRFLLSLSSNSPFLLSLADALNTFHDSSRLIKHSDHYSQFSDILFNFFRSLQTYRLGNLFDSYQAFEKSANAFIQEFRNWESAWALEALYALAYEIRVLAERADRELASNGKSPEKLKAAGSFLMKVFGVLAGKGPKRVGALYVTCQLFKVYFKLGTVHLCRSVIRSIETARIFDFEEFPKRDKVTYMYYTGRLEVFNENFPAANNKLSYALTHCNPRREANIRMILKYLIPVKLSIGILPKDWLLEKYNLVEYRDVVQALRRGDLRLLRHALQEHEDRFLRSGVFLVLEKLELQVYQRLVKKIYFIQKQKDPTKAHQVKLEVIVKALKWLEMDMDVDEVECIMSILIYKNLVKGYFAHKSKVVVLSKQDPFPKLNGKPVNS; this comes from the exons ATGGCGGGTTACCCGGGAATGAGCATGGGAGAGGCGCACAGAAGAATAACAGAATACCTAAACCGCTTCTCCGACGCCGTGTCGAACCAAGACGCCGCCTCTCTCCgcttcctcctctctctctcctccaacTCCCCTTTCCTCCTCTCCCTCGCCGACGCCCTCAACACCTTCCACGACTCCTCCCGTCTCATCAAACACTCCGATCACTACTCCCAGTTCTCCGATATCCTCTTCAACTTCTTCCGCTCTCTCCAAACCTATCGCCTCGGTAACCTCTTCGATTCCTACCAAGCCTTCGAAAAATCTGCCAA TGCTTTTATTCAGGAGTTTCGGAATTGGGAATCGGCGTGGGCTTTGGAAGCTCTCTATGCTCTTGCTTACGAAATTAGGGTTCTTGCTGAGAGG GCTGACAGGGAATTGGCTTCGAACGGGAAATCGCCGGAGAAGTTGAAGGCGGCCGGCTCCTTCCTCATGAAAGTCTTTGGGGTTCTtgct GGAAAAGGCCCGAAACGTGTTGGAGCATTATATGTGACTTGCCAGTTATTCAAAGTTTActttaag CTTGGTACAGTTCACCTTTGCCGCAGTGTGATCAGAAGCATTGAAACTGCTCGCATATTTGATTTTGAGGAATTTCCTAAAAGAGATAAG GTCACCTACATGTATTACACAGGGCGTCTGGAAGTGTTCAATGAAAATTTCCCTGCT gccaataataaattatcatatGCCTTGACACATTGCAATCCTCGCAGGGAGGCAAATATAAG GATGATATTGAAATATCTGATCCCTGTGAAGCTTTCCATCGGCATCTTACCTAAAGATTGGCTCCTGGAGAAGTATAACCTGGTTGAG TACAGGGATGTTGTGCAAGCTCTAAGAAGGGGAGATCTCCGACTTCTTCGCCATGCTCTTCAAGAGCATGAAGACCG CTTCTTAAGATCGGGCGTATTTCTTGTTCTAGAGAAGCTAGAACTCCAAGTTTACCAAAGATTGGTAAAGAAAAT TTACTTCATTCAAAAGCAAAAGGACCCAACCAAAGCTCATCAAGTGAAGTTGGAGGTAATTGTTAAAGCATTGAAATGGCTTGAGATGGACATGGATGTGGACGAG GTGGAGTGTATAATGTCCATACTAATATACAAGAATCTTGTGAAAGGGTACTTCGCGCACAAGAGCAAAGTGGTAGTTCTAAGCAAGCAAGATCCATTCCCTAAATTAAATGGAAAGCCTGTCAATTCATAG